The proteins below come from a single Pseudarthrobacter sp. SSS035 genomic window:
- a CDS encoding DNA-3-methyladenine glycosylase I, whose protein sequence is MTPASADQPLNEGVDGTVLGDDGLARPPWAAVDPLLREYYDSEWGLPVRDEQGLYERICLEGFQAGLSWATILRKRPAFRQAFLDFQPDAVAVFAEADVERLLQDPGIVRNRLKIRAAITNARATIALREREGLVDFVWQFQPRATPQPVTHAEIPTQSPESAALSKALRTQGFSFVGPTTMFALMEAIGMVDTHLLDSHRRGSSGVWTG, encoded by the coding sequence ATGACTCCCGCGTCCGCCGACCAGCCCCTAAACGAGGGTGTGGACGGAACTGTCCTGGGCGACGACGGCCTCGCCCGTCCGCCGTGGGCCGCCGTGGATCCGCTGTTGCGCGAGTACTACGACTCCGAATGGGGCCTGCCCGTCCGGGACGAACAAGGCCTGTACGAGCGCATCTGCCTTGAGGGCTTCCAGGCAGGTCTCTCGTGGGCAACGATCCTCCGGAAGCGCCCCGCCTTCCGTCAGGCTTTCCTCGACTTCCAGCCGGACGCTGTTGCCGTTTTTGCGGAAGCGGATGTAGAGCGCCTGCTCCAGGATCCCGGCATCGTCCGCAACCGGCTCAAGATCCGTGCCGCCATCACCAATGCCCGGGCCACCATCGCGCTGCGCGAGCGGGAAGGCCTGGTTGACTTCGTGTGGCAGTTCCAGCCCCGGGCCACTCCCCAGCCGGTCACGCACGCGGAGATCCCCACGCAGTCACCGGAATCGGCGGCGCTGTCCAAGGCGCTGCGGACGCAGGGATTCTCGTTCGTTGGCCCCACCACCATGTTCGCGCTGATGGAAGCCATCGGCATGGTGGACACCCATCTTCTGGACAGCCACCGGCGCGGATCCTCAGGCGTCTGGACCGGCTGA
- the pknB gene encoding Stk1 family PASTA domain-containing Ser/Thr kinase → MSDSARTPLHREDSLPVDNQRVLSGRYELGGIIGRGGMADVHRGVDTRLGRTVAIKLLRPDMARDPQFQARFKREAQSVAALNHPSIVAIYDTGEHTVPDGSEDSVRVPYIVMEFVEGRTIRDLIRAKEVSIDRAIDFCLGVLSALEYSHKAGIVHRDIKPANVMYCDGSNSVKVMDFGIARAIADSSATMTQTQAVVGTAQYLSPEQARGETVDARSDLYSAACLLYEMLTARPPFIGDSPVSVAYQHVREIPEPASSVNPEVSAALDSVLAKALQKNRADRFQDAAAFRRALRAARAGVSVPALAATEAPTDPNDHVPTPERPPVTEAFGLTGAGFLDDAPTGRQRNADDTRTDGVPVMAAATLGQSDVDELPLGFAPERERTARQKSRRRTWIATLVIFTLLVLGGGGLWLYNVVNQPPAAPPKVEVPAVATLTESAALQELYGANLRPQIKRNKHETIPSGTAIGTDPVAGTSLDPNAEVILNISEGPSAVKIPENLPGQTEAAARDILRQAGLVGAPSTTTANSATVPGGRVITTSPAPGQMVGPGTTVEIVISTGKVSMPELRGRTRAEAETALKELGLVPNVQEVENSEVEAGRVTDQSDPVNAAVDQGKTINIVVAKAPAPPPSPSPTATPTPTKKG, encoded by the coding sequence GTGAGTGATTCGGCCCGCACCCCGCTCCACCGGGAGGACAGCCTCCCGGTGGATAACCAGCGCGTCCTGAGCGGCCGCTACGAACTCGGCGGAATCATCGGCCGCGGGGGGATGGCGGATGTCCACCGCGGAGTGGATACCCGCCTTGGCCGGACCGTTGCCATCAAGCTACTTCGCCCGGATATGGCCCGTGATCCGCAGTTCCAGGCACGCTTCAAACGGGAAGCGCAGTCCGTGGCGGCGTTGAACCATCCGTCCATCGTCGCCATTTACGACACGGGCGAACATACGGTTCCGGATGGCTCGGAGGACAGTGTCCGGGTGCCGTACATCGTGATGGAGTTTGTTGAGGGCCGGACCATCCGCGACCTGATCCGGGCCAAGGAAGTCAGCATTGACCGGGCCATCGACTTCTGCCTGGGCGTGCTTTCTGCCCTTGAATACAGCCACAAGGCGGGCATCGTCCACCGGGACATCAAACCCGCCAACGTGATGTACTGCGACGGCTCCAATTCCGTGAAGGTCATGGACTTCGGGATCGCCCGGGCCATCGCCGATTCATCCGCCACCATGACGCAGACCCAGGCCGTGGTGGGCACTGCCCAGTACCTCTCGCCCGAGCAAGCCCGGGGCGAAACAGTGGATGCGCGTAGCGACCTCTACTCCGCAGCGTGCCTGTTGTACGAAATGCTCACCGCCCGCCCGCCCTTTATTGGTGACAGTCCCGTGTCCGTGGCGTACCAGCACGTCAGGGAAATCCCGGAGCCCGCGAGCAGCGTGAACCCGGAGGTCTCGGCCGCCCTGGACAGTGTCCTGGCCAAGGCTCTGCAGAAGAACCGGGCGGACCGTTTCCAGGACGCGGCCGCCTTCCGGCGTGCGCTCCGCGCCGCCCGGGCGGGCGTGTCCGTGCCCGCGCTGGCCGCGACCGAAGCCCCCACCGATCCCAACGACCATGTCCCGACGCCGGAACGCCCGCCCGTGACAGAGGCGTTCGGGCTCACCGGAGCCGGCTTCCTGGACGATGCCCCCACCGGCCGGCAGCGCAACGCGGACGACACCCGGACTGACGGCGTACCGGTCATGGCGGCCGCCACCCTGGGACAGTCGGATGTCGATGAACTGCCCTTGGGCTTCGCGCCGGAACGTGAGCGGACCGCCCGGCAGAAGTCCCGTCGTCGTACGTGGATTGCCACGTTGGTGATCTTCACCCTGCTGGTTCTTGGCGGCGGCGGTCTCTGGCTCTACAACGTCGTGAACCAGCCCCCTGCCGCGCCGCCCAAGGTGGAGGTTCCGGCGGTGGCGACTCTGACGGAATCGGCGGCGCTGCAAGAACTTTATGGTGCCAATCTGCGCCCGCAGATCAAACGGAACAAGCACGAGACCATACCCAGCGGGACGGCCATCGGCACTGACCCGGTGGCCGGAACCTCACTTGACCCCAATGCGGAGGTGATCCTGAATATCTCTGAAGGCCCCAGCGCCGTCAAGATTCCGGAGAACCTTCCGGGCCAGACAGAAGCCGCGGCGCGGGACATCCTGCGCCAGGCAGGACTCGTGGGAGCCCCTTCCACCACCACCGCCAACAGCGCCACCGTTCCCGGCGGCAGGGTGATTACCACCAGCCCGGCACCAGGCCAGATGGTAGGCCCGGGCACCACGGTGGAGATCGTGATTTCCACCGGCAAGGTGTCCATGCCTGAACTGCGCGGCCGCACGCGTGCCGAGGCGGAAACGGCGCTGAAGGAACTTGGCCTGGTCCCGAACGTCCAGGAAGTGGAGAACTCTGAGGTGGAGGCGGGCCGGGTCACGGATCAAAGTGACCCAGTGAACGCCGCCGTCGATCAGGGCAAAACGATCAATATTGTGGTGGCCAAGGCACCGGCCCCTCCGCCTTCACCATCGCCTACGGCCACGCCCACACCCACTAAAAAGGGCTAA
- a CDS encoding aminodeoxychorismate/anthranilate synthase component II, with protein MTTTKILVVDNYDSFVYTLVGYLQELGAETTVVRNDDVTLAEAIEMAQTRDGVLISPGPGNPAEAGVCIELIKWCGANNKPMFGVCLGHQALAEAYGGTVTHAPELMHGKTSLVEHNGTSVFAGLPSPVTATRYHSLAAVRDTIPDVLEITAETATGVVMGLQHRTAPLCGVQFHPESVLTEGGYQMLGNWLESLGMAGAAARAATLSPLIQH; from the coding sequence ATGACCACAACCAAAATTCTGGTCGTAGACAACTACGACAGCTTCGTTTACACCCTGGTGGGCTACCTCCAGGAACTCGGCGCCGAGACCACCGTTGTCCGCAACGACGACGTGACCCTCGCTGAAGCCATCGAGATGGCACAAACGCGCGACGGCGTCCTCATCTCACCCGGTCCGGGAAACCCCGCCGAGGCGGGCGTGTGCATTGAGCTGATCAAGTGGTGCGGGGCGAACAACAAACCGATGTTCGGTGTGTGCCTGGGCCATCAGGCCCTGGCCGAAGCCTATGGCGGCACAGTGACCCACGCGCCGGAGCTAATGCACGGCAAGACCTCACTGGTGGAGCACAACGGCACCAGCGTCTTCGCCGGGCTCCCCTCCCCCGTGACAGCGACGCGCTACCACTCGCTGGCAGCGGTAAGGGACACCATCCCCGACGTCCTGGAGATCACCGCAGAGACCGCGACCGGCGTCGTGATGGGCCTGCAGCACCGCACTGCCCCGCTGTGCGGGGTGCAGTTCCACCCGGAGTCGGTCCTGACCGAAGGCGGCTACCAGATGCTGGGCAACTGGCTCGAGTCCCTGGGAATGGCGGGAGCCGCCGCCCGTGCGGCCACGCTGAGCCCGCTCATCCAGCACTGA
- a CDS encoding cell division protein CrgA → MPESKPRKKTSSAAQPASGAQAYKPNAVWFKPVMFGLMIIGLFWIITFYISEGRFPVQAWESWNIVAGFGIAIIGFLMTTRWRS, encoded by the coding sequence GTGCCCGAGTCAAAGCCTCGCAAGAAGACTTCCAGCGCCGCACAGCCCGCTTCCGGGGCGCAGGCGTATAAGCCCAACGCTGTTTGGTTCAAGCCGGTGATGTTCGGCCTGATGATCATCGGGCTCTTCTGGATCATCACGTTCTACATCAGCGAGGGCCGGTTTCCTGTCCAGGCGTGGGAGTCGTGGAACATCGTGGCCGGCTTCGGCATTGCCATCATCGGCTTCCTGATGACCACGCGCTGGCGTTCCTGA
- a CDS encoding protein kinase, whose translation MRPTTGITLGGRFQLTTRIAIGGMGEVWKAKDQVLGRVVAIKVLKEEYTGDPGFLQRFRAEARHTALLNHVGIANVFDYGEEDGSAYLVMELVPGQPLSSIIEHEQVLSPDRTLSMMAQTARALSVAHAQGLVHRDIKPGNLLITPDGRVKVTDFGIARLADQVPLTQTGQVMGTAQYLAPEQATGQTATGASDIYSLGVIGYECLTGHRPFSGESQIAIALAQVNDAPPPLPETLPKPVRALLMSMLAKDPKNRPANAIKLSEAAEAIRNGDIDAAHAAVPGMLLFEATTGPITAPVDIATAPTGVIAQKDSNTTSTSALPVLGAAAGGAAVGAAAAGAATGAGSTLSRADALAAERSWVQEEEKYDDEPEDEPQRRGRSPWTWPLVALIVLVLFALVGFFLTQQGIFNPSGTVTNSASSNPPSTSPSPSKTSASATPTPTRTTDAPTPTPTPTTVDIISAAYLGKDYRQVQGSLETMGLSVRVIPQQSTSAAGTVLQVNPTGTVPKGAEVTVTYAVPVPASTPTAPPSTPASAAPTSTLPKCNPGQLPGLPPTCAP comes from the coding sequence GTGAGGCCTACAACAGGAATCACCCTCGGCGGCAGATTCCAGCTGACCACGCGGATTGCGATCGGCGGGATGGGAGAGGTCTGGAAGGCCAAGGACCAGGTCCTGGGCCGCGTTGTCGCCATCAAGGTGCTCAAGGAGGAATACACCGGGGACCCCGGTTTCCTCCAGCGGTTCCGCGCCGAGGCACGCCACACCGCACTGCTGAACCACGTGGGCATCGCCAACGTCTTTGACTACGGCGAGGAGGATGGCTCCGCCTACCTGGTCATGGAGCTCGTTCCGGGCCAGCCGCTGAGCAGCATCATCGAGCACGAGCAGGTGCTGTCCCCGGACCGGACGCTGTCCATGATGGCGCAGACCGCGCGCGCGCTTTCCGTCGCCCACGCCCAGGGGCTGGTCCACCGCGACATCAAGCCGGGCAACCTGCTGATCACCCCCGACGGCCGGGTCAAGGTCACCGACTTCGGCATCGCCCGCCTGGCCGACCAGGTCCCGTTGACGCAGACGGGCCAGGTGATGGGCACAGCCCAATACCTCGCCCCCGAGCAGGCCACCGGCCAGACCGCTACCGGCGCCTCGGACATCTACTCACTCGGCGTGATCGGCTACGAGTGCCTCACCGGGCACCGGCCCTTCTCCGGCGAATCCCAGATCGCCATTGCCCTGGCCCAGGTCAACGACGCCCCGCCGCCGCTTCCGGAGACCCTGCCCAAACCGGTCCGCGCGCTCCTGATGTCCATGCTGGCCAAGGACCCCAAGAACCGCCCGGCCAACGCCATCAAACTGTCCGAAGCCGCCGAGGCCATCCGCAACGGCGATATTGACGCCGCGCACGCAGCGGTTCCCGGCATGCTGCTCTTCGAGGCAACCACGGGCCCCATTACCGCGCCGGTGGACATTGCCACCGCCCCCACCGGCGTCATTGCCCAGAAGGACAGCAACACGACGTCGACGTCCGCACTGCCCGTGCTGGGTGCCGCTGCCGGTGGAGCTGCAGTCGGCGCCGCCGCCGCGGGCGCAGCCACTGGAGCCGGGAGCACGCTTTCGCGTGCGGACGCCCTTGCCGCGGAGCGCAGCTGGGTGCAGGAGGAAGAAAAGTACGACGACGAACCGGAGGACGAGCCCCAGCGTCGCGGCCGGAGCCCCTGGACTTGGCCACTGGTCGCCCTGATCGTGCTGGTCCTATTCGCGCTGGTGGGCTTCTTCCTGACGCAGCAGGGGATTTTTAACCCGTCCGGCACCGTCACGAACTCGGCTTCCAGCAACCCGCCGTCCACCAGCCCCAGCCCGTCAAAAACCTCGGCGTCCGCTACGCCTACCCCCACTCGGACCACCGACGCGCCCACGCCGACGCCCACCCCCACCACGGTGGACATCATTTCGGCGGCCTACCTCGGGAAGGACTACCGTCAGGTCCAGGGTTCGCTGGAAACCATGGGCCTGTCCGTCCGGGTCATCCCGCAGCAGAGTACCTCCGCCGCCGGAACGGTGTTGCAGGTCAACCCCACCGGCACCGTGCCCAAGGGGGCTGAAGTGACCGTGACCTACGCCGTCCCGGTCCCGGCCAGCACGCCAACCGCTCCGCCGTCCACGCCGGCCTCCGCTGCACCAACGTCCACCCTCCCCAAATGCAACCCCGGCCAGCTGCCGGGATTGCCTCCTACCTGCGCGCCGTAG
- a CDS encoding class E sortase encodes MVVQEKARRAATRPARAAPARGSILRGTVQVLGELLITAGIILLLFVGWQLWWTNIESDAKQSAVIKEFAQGLGGAVPESPEPDPSAAPVDYGTPAVAAAPGHAGTIGIMYIPRFGPNYTRPIVQGTTGDVLDTLGLGHYANTAMPGAVGNFAVAGHRQTHGAVLDNIHTLVPGDKIYVQTKDGYYIYVFRNNQIVMPSRTDVLEPVPTRPGVTPTESFLTMTSCNPRFGAEERIIAYALLDSWQPASAGPPAEIAAQVAAAVGGN; translated from the coding sequence GTGGTAGTGCAGGAGAAGGCGAGGCGCGCCGCTACGCGGCCCGCCCGTGCGGCGCCCGCCCGCGGCTCCATTCTGCGTGGCACAGTGCAGGTGCTTGGCGAGCTGCTCATCACGGCCGGCATTATCCTCCTGCTCTTTGTGGGCTGGCAGCTGTGGTGGACCAACATCGAATCCGACGCCAAGCAGAGTGCCGTCATCAAGGAGTTCGCCCAGGGGCTGGGCGGCGCGGTGCCTGAAAGCCCGGAACCGGATCCATCGGCAGCGCCCGTGGATTACGGCACCCCGGCCGTTGCCGCGGCACCAGGGCATGCCGGCACCATCGGCATCATGTATATCCCCCGCTTTGGCCCCAACTACACGCGACCCATCGTGCAGGGAACCACCGGGGATGTCCTGGATACGCTGGGGCTTGGCCATTACGCCAACACCGCCATGCCCGGCGCCGTCGGTAACTTCGCGGTGGCCGGACACCGACAGACGCACGGTGCCGTCCTGGACAATATCCACACCCTTGTCCCGGGGGACAAAATCTACGTCCAGACCAAGGACGGCTACTACATCTATGTCTTCCGCAACAACCAGATTGTGATGCCGTCCCGGACCGATGTCCTGGAACCGGTCCCCACCCGCCCCGGCGTCACTCCCACCGAAAGCTTCCTCACCATGACCAGTTGCAATCCGCGCTTCGGCGCCGAGGAACGCATCATCGCGTACGCGCTGCTGGATAGCTGGCAGCCTGCCTCCGCGGGCCCGCCGGCCGAGATCGCCGCCCAGGTGGCCGCAGCGGTGGGAGGAAACTGA
- a CDS encoding penicillin-binding transpeptidase domain-containing protein produces the protein MNQAIRNSWVAAIAMFALIFGAISFVQVVGADDLKDNPLNQRAILQTYCNDRGSIIVGGDTVAESVEGTSEVCQFQRTYAQPALYAGLTGYFSQSYGATGLEVAMNGQLTGSSDQQFFDRIGQLFLGNQPKGASVELTIDPAIQRLAYDLIPDGQRGSIVVTNPKTGAILAMVSKPSYDPNLIATQDRAAEEANINELVKVPGINLNQNVSGPTGELLAPGSVFKLVDTAAALASGKYNKDSVLPNPAEMPFPGIQYKLPNYAGGNCYTQDKASFAFALQQSCNTPFASIALDLGRDAIAEQAAKFGFGEDQGDQLKLAYARGSGFPDDLDGPGLAQSAIGQKDVRATPLQIALMTSAIANNGVQMSPSLVKTVRSPDLRVIDEPQPEALRTSTTPEIARQITEWMTSAVSQGIARGAAVPGVQVAGKTGTAELGNGLNNSWFTGFAPANNPEVSVTIVMEGVDITTGAQLTSPNAKKIFEAVLNK, from the coding sequence GTGAACCAAGCAATCCGTAATTCCTGGGTGGCAGCCATCGCCATGTTCGCCCTGATCTTCGGCGCCATCAGCTTCGTCCAGGTGGTGGGTGCAGATGACCTCAAGGACAACCCCCTGAACCAGCGCGCCATTCTGCAGACTTACTGCAACGACCGCGGCTCCATCATCGTGGGCGGGGACACTGTGGCCGAATCGGTGGAAGGCACCTCGGAGGTCTGCCAGTTCCAGCGGACCTACGCGCAGCCGGCACTGTACGCAGGCCTCACCGGGTACTTCTCGCAGAGCTACGGTGCCACCGGCCTGGAAGTGGCCATGAACGGCCAGCTGACCGGCAGCTCAGACCAGCAGTTCTTTGACCGGATCGGCCAGCTGTTCCTGGGTAACCAGCCGAAGGGCGCCTCTGTGGAACTCACCATCGATCCCGCCATCCAGAGGCTCGCGTACGACCTCATCCCGGATGGCCAGCGTGGGTCCATCGTGGTCACCAACCCCAAGACCGGTGCCATCCTGGCCATGGTGTCCAAGCCGTCCTATGACCCCAACCTGATCGCCACCCAGGACCGCGCCGCCGAGGAAGCCAACATCAATGAGCTGGTCAAGGTCCCCGGGATCAACCTGAACCAGAATGTGAGCGGCCCCACGGGAGAACTGCTCGCGCCGGGATCGGTGTTCAAGCTCGTGGATACGGCAGCGGCCCTCGCATCCGGGAAGTACAACAAGGACAGCGTGCTCCCCAACCCGGCCGAGATGCCGTTCCCGGGGATCCAGTACAAACTCCCGAACTACGCCGGAGGCAACTGCTACACCCAGGACAAGGCCAGCTTTGCCTTCGCCCTGCAGCAATCCTGCAACACGCCGTTCGCCAGCATTGCCCTCGACCTAGGCCGCGACGCCATCGCCGAGCAGGCGGCGAAATTCGGCTTCGGCGAGGATCAGGGCGACCAGCTCAAGCTCGCCTACGCCAGGGGCAGCGGATTCCCCGATGACCTGGACGGGCCAGGCCTGGCCCAGTCCGCCATCGGCCAGAAGGACGTGCGCGCCACTCCGCTGCAAATCGCCTTGATGACCTCGGCCATCGCCAACAACGGCGTCCAGATGAGCCCCAGCCTGGTCAAGACCGTGCGGTCCCCGGACCTCAGGGTCATTGACGAGCCCCAGCCTGAAGCGCTCCGGACGTCCACCACCCCGGAAATTGCCCGGCAGATCACCGAGTGGATGACCAGTGCGGTGAGCCAGGGCATAGCCCGCGGGGCGGCCGTCCCCGGTGTCCAAGTGGCCGGCAAGACCGGAACCGCTGAACTGGGCAACGGCCTGAACAACTCATGGTTCACCGGGTTTGCCCCGGCGAACAACCCGGAGGTGAGTGTCACCATCGTCATGGAAGGCGTAGACATCACCACCGGCGCACAGCTAACCAGTCCGAACGCGAAGAAGATTTTTGAGGCGGTGTTGAATAAGTGA
- a CDS encoding carboxymuconolactone decarboxylase family protein has protein sequence MSATATTQHIYLDKQHPAVWRALNGLGLKVREAADAAGIDRKTIELLNVRISQINGCAFCLDMHVRDAVEAGESHQRLAVLPAWRETALFTDKERAALALAECITELPDHRARELEEGHARQHLSDDEFSAVSWLAITLNAFNRVSITSHHPVRRDR, from the coding sequence TTGAGCGCCACCGCCACAACCCAGCACATCTACCTCGACAAGCAGCACCCCGCGGTATGGCGCGCCCTCAACGGTCTGGGGCTGAAAGTGCGCGAAGCCGCCGACGCGGCCGGGATTGACCGCAAGACCATAGAGCTGCTCAACGTGCGGATCTCCCAGATCAACGGCTGCGCCTTTTGTCTCGACATGCATGTGCGGGACGCTGTGGAGGCCGGGGAGAGCCACCAGCGGCTAGCTGTGCTGCCGGCCTGGCGCGAGACGGCCCTGTTCACGGACAAGGAGCGGGCGGCCCTGGCCCTGGCCGAATGTATCACCGAACTGCCGGACCACCGGGCCCGCGAGCTTGAGGAAGGACATGCCCGTCAGCACCTCAGTGACGATGAATTTTCTGCGGTCAGCTGGCTGGCGATCACCCTGAACGCCTTTAACCGGGTGTCCATCACCAGCCACCATCCGGTCCGCCGGGATCGCTGA
- a CDS encoding rhomboid family intramembrane serine protease, with protein sequence MSYGIPAAEPSAQVPVCPRHPDRPSYVRCQRCGRPACPDCQRAAAVGFQCVDCVNETKRTTPAVKTVYGGAVATGKPIVTFGIIALCAVMYVLQWVVPGEWIYQNLAFANVFATPEFGEFEPWRMLTAAFLHSQGFILHIVLNMYMLWIFGQALEPLLGRVRFLALYLISAIGGSVGYLLLTPGYVPGVPLAGVVGASGAIFGLFGAMLLVQRHRGGDTRQLWILIAINGVIGFVVPQIAWQAHLGGLVTGALCAAVIAYTPRGPRQRLLHAAGLVAIVLLLALASWLRVTAG encoded by the coding sequence ATGAGCTACGGAATTCCGGCGGCTGAGCCGTCCGCGCAGGTTCCGGTGTGCCCCAGGCACCCGGACCGGCCCTCCTATGTGCGCTGCCAGCGCTGCGGCCGCCCAGCGTGCCCGGACTGCCAGCGGGCGGCCGCCGTCGGATTCCAGTGTGTTGACTGCGTCAACGAAACAAAGCGCACGACGCCGGCGGTCAAGACTGTCTACGGCGGCGCCGTAGCAACCGGCAAACCAATAGTGACGTTTGGAATTATCGCCCTGTGCGCGGTGATGTACGTTCTGCAATGGGTGGTCCCCGGCGAGTGGATCTACCAGAACCTGGCGTTCGCCAATGTTTTTGCCACTCCCGAATTCGGTGAGTTCGAACCGTGGCGGATGCTGACGGCGGCGTTCCTGCATTCCCAGGGATTCATCCTCCACATTGTGCTGAACATGTACATGCTGTGGATTTTCGGCCAGGCACTCGAACCGCTTCTGGGCCGGGTCCGCTTCCTGGCGTTGTACCTCATCTCTGCCATCGGAGGGTCTGTCGGCTACCTCTTGCTGACCCCCGGCTACGTGCCCGGCGTGCCTCTTGCCGGAGTGGTGGGCGCCTCGGGCGCAATCTTTGGACTCTTCGGGGCGATGCTGCTGGTACAGCGGCACCGCGGCGGGGATACGCGGCAACTGTGGATCCTGATCGCCATCAACGGCGTGATCGGATTTGTGGTCCCCCAGATCGCCTGGCAGGCGCACCTGGGCGGGCTCGTCACCGGCGCCCTTTGCGCTGCCGTGATTGCATACACCCCCCGGGGCCCACGGCAGCGCCTGCTGCACGCGGCCGGGCTGGTCGCCATCGTTCTCCTGCTGGCCCTGGCGAGCTGGCTCCGCGTCACGGCCGGTTGA
- a CDS encoding peptidylprolyl isomerase yields the protein MTAIATAKATIHTSLGDIVVDLFGNHAPKTVKNFVGLATGEQAWTHPETGEDKTGTPLYDGTIFHRIIKDFMIQAGDPLGRGVGGPGYKFDDEIHPELSFNAPYKLAMANAGIQAGKGTNGSQFFITTIPTDWLQGKHSIFGEVADEDSKKVVDAIEGVRTGMGDRPVEDVTINSIDIEQL from the coding sequence ATGACTGCAATCGCAACTGCAAAAGCAACCATCCACACCAGCCTCGGCGACATCGTCGTTGACCTCTTCGGGAACCACGCTCCCAAGACGGTCAAGAACTTCGTTGGCCTTGCCACCGGTGAGCAGGCCTGGACCCACCCCGAGACCGGTGAGGACAAGACTGGCACGCCGCTGTACGACGGCACCATCTTCCATCGGATCATCAAGGACTTCATGATCCAGGCCGGCGATCCGCTGGGCCGCGGTGTGGGCGGACCCGGCTACAAGTTCGACGACGAGATCCACCCCGAACTCAGCTTCAACGCCCCCTACAAACTGGCCATGGCCAACGCCGGCATCCAGGCGGGCAAGGGCACCAACGGTTCGCAGTTCTTCATCACCACCATCCCCACCGACTGGCTGCAGGGCAAGCACAGCATCTTCGGCGAGGTTGCTGACGAGGACTCCAAGAAGGTCGTCGACGCCATCGAGGGCGTCCGCACCGGAATGGGCGACCGCCCGGTTGAGGACGTCACCATCAACAGCATCGACATCGAGCAGCTCTAA
- a CDS encoding glycosyltransferase family 2 protein: MSADKSSGDALNDAAQLPRVSIVIPAYNEESVIRQCLIAAVYQSVPAHEIIVVDNLSTDRTAAIVAQMQLEYPESPVILLSQHKDQGLIPTRNFGLNHATGDVLGRIDADSVVEPDWVEQVQKAFFDPSVQAATGPVVYYDMPMRRFGLKADDKMRQLMLKLAKHQYHFLFGSNMALRATAWETIRDETCRDEKDEMHEDIDLSLHLADHELKVQYWPQMVSGMSARRLEDSPRDYRYYVTRFDRTYKAHNVKKMALKAPMVVFFSVYFPAKLLRAIHTVNTAQSVRRGGQ, from the coding sequence ATGTCAGCCGATAAATCCTCTGGGGATGCCTTGAACGACGCAGCACAGCTGCCGCGCGTGTCCATTGTCATCCCGGCTTACAACGAGGAAAGTGTCATCCGGCAGTGTCTCATCGCCGCGGTATACCAGTCGGTGCCGGCCCACGAAATCATCGTGGTGGACAACCTTTCCACTGACCGCACCGCCGCCATCGTGGCGCAGATGCAGCTGGAGTATCCGGAGAGTCCCGTCATCCTGCTCAGCCAGCACAAGGACCAGGGCCTGATTCCCACCCGAAACTTTGGCCTCAACCATGCCACCGGCGACGTCCTGGGTCGCATTGACGCCGATTCGGTTGTCGAGCCGGACTGGGTGGAGCAGGTCCAGAAGGCCTTTTTTGATCCGTCAGTCCAGGCAGCCACCGGACCGGTGGTCTACTACGACATGCCGATGCGGCGGTTCGGGCTCAAGGCCGACGACAAGATGCGTCAGCTGATGCTCAAGCTCGCCAAGCACCAGTACCACTTCCTGTTCGGATCCAACATGGCCCTGCGGGCTACGGCATGGGAAACCATTCGGGACGAAACCTGCCGTGACGAGAAGGACGAGATGCACGAGGACATCGACCTCTCCCTGCACCTCGCCGACCACGAACTCAAGGTCCAGTACTGGCCCCAGATGGTGTCCGGGATGTCCGCCCGCCGGCTCGAGGATTCACCGCGGGACTACCGGTACTACGTGACCCGCTTCGACCGTACGTACAAGGCGCACAACGTCAAGAAAATGGCCCTCAAGGCACCCATGGTGGTGTTCTTCTCGGTCTACTTCCCGGCGAAGCTCCTGCGGGCCATCCACACGGTCAACACCGCCCAGTCTGTCCGCCGCGGCGGACAATAG